A region from the Mycobacterium heidelbergense genome encodes:
- a CDS encoding alpha-(1->6)-mannopyranosyltransferase A: MTTPADSARHTPAADPPVTKGHVNQGLSRLTAFAATPEARPAKLGLLGSALITAGGLGAGSTKPHDPLLEALHLSWLRFGHGLVLSSIVLWTGVGLMLIAWVMLGRRALAGNTTEFTMRATTGFWLAPLLLSVPVFSRDTYSYLAQGALLRDGFDPYAVGPVANPNTLLDNVSPIWTITTAPYGPAFILIAKLVTMAVGNHVIAGTMLLRLCMLPGLALLIWATPRIAHHLGTDGALALWICVLNPLVLIHLMGGVHNEMLMVGLMAAGIALTFQGRHALGVVAITVAIAVKATAGISLPFLVWVWMRHLRDRRGYRPAWAFLAATAISLLIFAVVFVALSAVAGVGLGWLTALAGSVKIINWLSVPTAAANVIHVLGGGLHTVDFYATLRITRYVGIAIIAVSLPLLWWRFRRDDRAALAGIAWSMLIVVLFVPAALPWYYSWPLAVAAPLAQSRRAIAAIAGLSTWVMVIFKPDGSHGMYSWLHFSLATACALAAWYALYRPPEPAAEPVSTP, encoded by the coding sequence ATGACGACCCCCGCCGATTCCGCCAGGCACACCCCGGCCGCCGACCCGCCGGTGACCAAAGGCCATGTTAACCAGGGTCTTTCACGCCTGACCGCGTTCGCCGCCACCCCGGAGGCGCGACCGGCGAAGCTGGGCCTGCTGGGCTCGGCGCTGATCACCGCCGGCGGGCTGGGGGCGGGCAGCACCAAGCCGCACGACCCCCTGCTCGAAGCGCTGCACCTGTCCTGGCTGCGCTTCGGCCACGGCCTGGTGCTGTCGTCCATCGTGTTGTGGACCGGTGTGGGTCTCATGCTGATCGCGTGGGTGATGCTGGGCCGACGCGCCTTGGCGGGCAACACAACCGAGTTCACGATGAGGGCGACCACCGGCTTCTGGTTGGCGCCCCTGCTGCTGTCGGTGCCCGTGTTCAGTCGCGATACCTACTCGTACCTGGCGCAGGGCGCGCTGCTGCGCGACGGCTTCGACCCCTATGCCGTCGGCCCGGTCGCCAACCCGAACACGTTGCTGGACAACGTGAGTCCCATCTGGACCATCACCACGGCGCCCTACGGCCCGGCGTTCATCCTGATCGCGAAGCTCGTCACGATGGCCGTCGGCAATCACGTGATCGCCGGGACGATGCTGCTGCGCCTGTGCATGCTGCCCGGGCTGGCGCTGCTGATCTGGGCCACCCCCCGAATAGCCCATCACCTGGGCACCGACGGCGCGCTGGCGCTGTGGATCTGCGTGCTCAACCCGCTGGTGCTCATCCACCTGATGGGCGGGGTGCACAACGAGATGCTGATGGTGGGCCTGATGGCGGCCGGCATCGCGCTGACCTTCCAGGGCCGCCACGCGCTGGGCGTCGTCGCGATCACGGTGGCGATCGCGGTCAAGGCCACCGCCGGGATCTCGCTGCCCTTCCTGGTGTGGGTGTGGATGCGGCACCTGCGCGACCGGCGGGGGTATCGGCCCGCCTGGGCGTTCCTGGCGGCGACCGCGATATCCCTGCTGATCTTCGCCGTGGTGTTCGTGGCGTTGTCCGCCGTGGCCGGCGTCGGCCTGGGGTGGCTGACCGCGCTGGCCGGATCGGTGAAGATCATCAACTGGCTGTCCGTGCCCACCGCGGCCGCCAACGTGATTCACGTTCTCGGCGGCGGGCTGCACACGGTCGACTTCTACGCCACGCTGCGCATCACCCGCTACGTCGGCATCGCGATCATCGCGGTGTCACTGCCGCTGTTGTGGTGGCGGTTTCGGCGCGACGACCGGGCCGCGCTGGCCGGGATCGCGTGGTCGATGCTGATCGTGGTGCTGTTCGTGCCCGCCGCACTGCCGTGGTACTACTCCTGGCCGCTGGCCGTGGCCGCCCCGCTGGCCCAGTCGCGGCGGGCGATCGCGGCCATCGCCGGCCTGTCGACCTGGGTCATGGTGATCTTCAAACCCGACGGGTCGCACGGCATGTACTCGTGGCTGCACTTCTCGCTGGCCACCGCCTGCGCGCTGGCGGCCTGGTACGCGCTGTACCGGCCGCCGGAGCCCGCGGCCGAGCCGGTCAGTACGCCATAG
- the idsA2 gene encoding bifunctional (2E,6E)-farnesyl/geranyl diphosphate synthase → MTGAITGQLRRYLRDRRAQTAYIGADYDVFLSVLEDFVLGGGKRLRPAFAYWGWRAVATGEPDPEALLLFSALELLHACALVHDDVIDDSATRRGGPTAHVRFAGLHRDRRWRGSPERFGTSAAILLGDLALAWADDIVFGLELPREAQRRVRRVWAEIRTEVLGGQYLDIVAEASGAESIASAMNVDTFKTACYTVARPLQLGVAAAEDRPDVQAIFQQFGTDLGVAFQLRDDVLGVFGDPAVTGKPSGDDLRSGKRTVLLAEAVELADKSDPLAANLLRTSIGAELTDAQVGELRDVIESVGALAAAERRIAALTQRALDALAAAPIHAAAKAGLAELAGMATNRSA, encoded by the coding sequence TTGACCGGCGCCATCACCGGGCAGCTTCGGCGGTATCTGCGCGACCGGCGCGCCCAGACCGCCTATATCGGCGCGGACTACGACGTCTTCCTCTCCGTCCTCGAGGATTTCGTGCTGGGCGGCGGCAAGCGGCTGCGGCCCGCCTTCGCCTATTGGGGCTGGCGCGCGGTGGCGACCGGCGAGCCGGATCCCGAAGCGTTGCTGCTGTTTTCCGCGCTGGAACTGCTGCACGCCTGCGCCCTGGTGCACGACGACGTGATCGACGACTCCGCGACCCGGCGCGGCGGCCCGACGGCGCACGTCCGCTTCGCGGGGCTGCACCGCGACCGGCGTTGGCGCGGCTCACCGGAGCGGTTCGGGACGTCGGCGGCCATCCTGCTCGGCGACCTGGCGCTGGCCTGGGCCGACGACATCGTTTTTGGGCTGGAGCTGCCGCGCGAGGCCCAGCGGCGCGTCCGGCGGGTGTGGGCCGAGATCCGCACCGAGGTGCTGGGTGGGCAATACCTCGACATCGTCGCCGAGGCCAGCGGCGCCGAGTCGATCGCCTCGGCGATGAACGTCGACACCTTCAAGACCGCCTGCTACACGGTGGCCCGGCCGCTGCAGCTGGGCGTGGCCGCCGCCGAGGACAGGCCCGACGTGCAGGCCATCTTTCAGCAATTCGGGACCGACCTCGGGGTGGCGTTCCAGCTGCGCGACGACGTGCTGGGCGTGTTCGGGGATCCGGCGGTGACCGGCAAGCCGTCCGGTGACGATTTGCGGTCGGGCAAGCGAACCGTGCTGCTGGCCGAGGCGGTGGAGCTGGCGGACAAGTCGGATCCCTTGGCCGCCAACCTGTTACGCACCTCGATCGGCGCGGAGTTGACCGACGCGCAGGTGGGCGAGCTGCGCGACGTCATCGAATCGGTGGGCGCGCTGGCCGCAGCCGAGCGGCGCATCGCCGCGCTGACCCAACGGGCGCTGGACGCGCTCGCGGCCGCGCCCATCCACGCGGCGGCCAAAGCGGGGCTGGCCGAACTGGCCGGGATGGCCACGAACCGGTCCGCCTGA
- a CDS encoding mycobacterial-type methylenetetrahydrofolate reductase, with protein sequence MTLNTVALELVPPNVEDGRERALDEARKVVRYSAEFGLEGRIRHAMIPGMIAEEDDRPVAMKPKLDVLDFWSTIKPELPGLQGLCTQVTAFMDEASLRRRLADLCAAGMDGVVFVGVPRTMNDGEGSGVAPTDALSIYRDLVANRGVIVIPTRDGEQGRLGFKCDQGATYGMTQLLYSDAIVGFLAEFAKNTDHRPEILLSFGFVPKMESRIGLINWLIQDPGNAAVADEQAFVKRLAASEPAQKRRLMVDLYKRVIDGAGELGFPLSVHFEATYGVSGPAFQTFAEMLAYWSPDQPV encoded by the coding sequence GTGACCCTCAACACCGTCGCGCTCGAATTGGTGCCACCGAACGTGGAAGACGGTCGGGAGCGGGCCCTCGACGAGGCGCGAAAAGTGGTGCGGTACTCGGCCGAATTCGGCCTCGAGGGCCGGATCCGGCACGCGATGATCCCGGGCATGATCGCCGAGGAAGACGACCGTCCCGTCGCCATGAAGCCGAAGCTGGACGTGCTCGACTTCTGGTCGACCATCAAGCCGGAATTGCCGGGGTTGCAGGGGCTGTGCACGCAGGTGACCGCGTTCATGGACGAGGCGTCGCTGCGCCGACGGCTCGCCGACCTGTGCGCCGCCGGCATGGACGGCGTGGTGTTCGTCGGCGTGCCGCGCACGATGAACGACGGCGAAGGGTCCGGCGTCGCGCCCACCGACGCCCTGTCGATCTATCGCGATCTGGTGGCCAACCGCGGCGTGATCGTGATCCCGACCCGCGACGGCGAACAGGGCCGGCTCGGCTTCAAATGCGACCAGGGCGCGACCTACGGGATGACGCAGCTGTTGTATTCCGACGCGATCGTGGGCTTTTTGGCCGAGTTCGCCAAGAACACCGACCACCGGCCGGAAATCCTGCTGTCGTTCGGCTTCGTGCCGAAGATGGAGAGCCGCATCGGCCTGATCAACTGGCTGATTCAGGACCCGGGCAACGCCGCGGTGGCCGACGAGCAGGCGTTCGTCAAACGCCTGGCGGCCAGCGAACCGGCCCAGAAGCGCCGGCTCATGGTCGACCTGTACAAGCGCGTGATCGACGGGGCCGGCGAGCTCGGCTTCCCGCTGAGCGTCCACTTCGAGGCGACCTACGGGGTGTCCGGGCCCGCTTTCCAGACGTTCGCGGAGATGCTGGCCTACTGGTCGCCGGATCAGCCCGTTTAG
- the lppM gene encoding lipoprotein LppM, whose translation MLLLVVAPLATGCLRVRASLTVSPDDLVSGEIIAAAKPKTPKDPGPQLDTNNVPFGQKVAVSNYDSDGYVGSQAVFSDLTFAELPQLANMNSDAQGVNLSLRRSGNLVILEGRADLTSVTDNDADVELTVAFPGVVTSTNGDRVEPDVVSWKLKPGVVSTMTANARYTDPNTRNFTGAGIWLGIASLAAAGVVALLAWVSRDRSPRFTAPGDQPPGD comes from the coding sequence ATGCTGCTGCTGGTGGTGGCGCCCCTGGCCACCGGATGCCTGCGGGTCAGGGCGTCGCTCACCGTCTCGCCCGACGACCTGGTGTCCGGGGAGATCATCGCGGCGGCCAAGCCGAAGACCCCCAAGGACCCCGGCCCGCAGCTCGACACCAACAATGTGCCGTTCGGGCAGAAGGTGGCGGTGTCGAACTACGACAGCGACGGCTACGTGGGGTCGCAGGCGGTGTTCTCCGACCTGACCTTCGCCGAGTTGCCTCAGCTGGCGAACATGAACTCCGACGCGCAGGGCGTGAACCTGTCGCTGCGCCGAAGCGGCAACCTGGTGATCCTGGAGGGCCGCGCGGACCTGACGTCGGTGACCGACAACGACGCCGACGTCGAGTTGACCGTCGCCTTCCCCGGCGTGGTGACCTCCACCAACGGTGACCGCGTCGAGCCCGACGTGGTGTCGTGGAAGCTCAAGCCGGGCGTGGTCAGCACGATGACCGCCAACGCCCGCTACACCGATCCCAATACCCGCAACTTCACCGGCGCGGGCATCTGGCTGGGCATCGCGTCCCTGGCGGCCGCCGGCGTGGTGGCGCTGCTGGCCTGGGTCAGCCGCGACCGCTCGCCGCGATTCACCGCGCCGGGCGACCAACCGCCGGGCGACTAA